One genomic segment of Odocoileus virginianus isolate 20LAN1187 ecotype Illinois chromosome 17, Ovbor_1.2, whole genome shotgun sequence includes these proteins:
- the LOC110131841 gene encoding large ribosomal subunit protein eL39-like — protein sequence MSSHKTFRVKRFLAKKQKQNRPIPQGIQMKTGNKIRYNSKRRHWRRTKLSL from the coding sequence ATGTCTTCTCACAAGACTTTCAGGGTCAAGCGATTCCTGGCCAAGAAGCAAAAGCAGAATCGTCCCATTCCTCAAgggattcaaatgaaaactggCAATAAAATTAGGTACAACTCCAAGAGAAGACATTGGAGAAGAACCAAGCTGAGTCTATAA